The DNA window AGTGCCTCTAATCTACAAATGAATGAGCGAAAGGCAGCTCAAGACGATATTGAGAAAGCCGATAAACAAATAACAGACTTTTGTAACAAAATATCGCCAGCTCTTCGATCGATTTTGCAAGGTATCTTAGAGGGCGGAGGTATAGGCGCCACTCCGTCCTCAACTCCAGACAGGCCGATGGTATCAGAAGCCAAATTAAACACTGTCCAAGACACAATCAAAAAATATTTGGAGACAGCGGTCAAGAAAGATATCGCAGAGTCACAGCAATCAATGAAAGATTTCTTTCAGTCACAAACGTCCGCACTGAAAGAGGCGCTATCCCAAGAATATGAGCAGCAATTCAAATCCTTGAAAGAGACTCTGATGCAAGAATGCGAGGAGAGACAAACTTCTCTCAAAAAGACGCTGActcaagaagaggaagagagagtgAAATCTCTCAAAAAGTCGCTGgcacaagaagaggaagagagagtaAAGTCTCTCAAAAACTCGCTGGCACAAGATTATGAGAAGCGAATCGCAGACATAAGGCTTTCTGTTGCTCAAGAAAACAGAGACCAGATTGCAGATCTAAAAAAAGGCTTGGCCAACGAAAGCGAGAAGAATACTGCTCTTGAAAAGAAGATGGTAGATTTAAAAACTGAACTTGACAAAGCAACCTCAGGACAGAGGCAGAAGTTGGAATCGCTAGTAGAGCAAACGCATCTTGACCAGCAACTACAACGCCTGTCGAGCTCTCAGGAAGACAAACTTGGCGAGATAAGAACCTATGTGGACCAGAAAACGGAAAACACTTTTTATGTGCAGCGATTAAAGCGAGTTGATCTGCTTACGGACTCTCACAAAGAGAAACTCGGCCAACTTGAGGATCGCTTGAATCAAGCGGAAGACGATGCACGAAGAATTGAGAACCTAGAAGTGCAGATATGCAATCTTTCAAGGCTCATCAACAAAAaggcgcagcagctctctGATTCTCAAGAGGAGAAAGTCGGCGAGCTTGAGGCAAGCTTGAACCGGCTTAAAGATGACAACGTTGCCACCCACCAGCTTCTCACATCTCAAAACGACAAACTTAGCAAGCTTGATGACCCGAAAGCCACTACAGCAAGCATTGAAGATTTGAAAAAGCTTGAAGCTCGCATGGACTCACTGGCAAGCGATACTCCGAAAATCAATGACTTCATAAAGGAATGGCGCGTCCACTTAGAGCTGATTGAGAAAGGGGCACAACTATTCAATACACGTCTGGTTTCGCTCGAATCTGTGGCATCTACTCTTTCAGCGAAAGAGTTGGATGATATTCGTACGGAGATGGCAAAAATGGACCAGCGCATACGGAACTTCAATCCGAAGCATGAGTCTCTTCCCCTATCAGCCGATTCGATTCGACACGCCATCTGGCTTGAAGTagaaaaggagatggagaacaAAGCCAACGCAACAAAAGCCGCGCTTGCGCATGTTCAATCCGGACTCCATAAGTTTCTCAAGActgagcgagaagagagagaggctctAGAAGCGCAATGTGCCGAAGTTACCCGCCAGTTATTGGAGGCCCAACAAGAGGCCGCTGCAACGAAGAGTGAACTTTGGGAACtaaagaagaggatgaatgATCCCACACTGAAACAAGACAAATTACTCGACTGCTTTGAAGAAAAATTGAACAGTCGAATTGGAGCCGTCGTATTTGAGTTCCGTAACGCACTTGACGGAATCTGTTTGCACATCCAAGGCCTGGGGGCATGGCAGAACAACTTCAGCACAAAAGGTCTCTATAAAGACATCTTGAATCACATTAATGCCACGATGCCAGATGGCACAGTGGTGCAGTTGAGGAGGCTGAAACAGCGCATGGAAGTCGCTGAGACGCGCATTGCGGCTTGTGAGAATGGCACCagcaacaaaagaagaaaactgCCGAGTGGCGGCTCAAAGATGGTTAGTGGTGATCAAGCAGACGCGTAATCATATTCATTTTAAGGGAGAAGCCAGCAATGTTTGAACAGCGGCGGAGATGAACAAACCAGCCTATTATCTTACGTCTTCGAGATGTATCTCTAAGCGGATAGCTTTCTTTCAAGGCTCATGAGGCTATTATTCCTGCCAGCTTGGATCCAGGCACAACACTGGCTTTCAAATCTAGCCGCTTGTTTGGACTGTTCAATGCAACGCGGGATGCATGTACTCGTAGTACACAAGGGGCTGggataatttttttttgttctggATGAGGCGGGTGACTGGCCATGCAtgtaataagtaatatagaGTATTGCACCCTGTACTCGAATGTATTTTGTGGAGGGATGTATGAGGTGACGATGCGATCTGTAGCCGAATTATAGAGGCAAGCAAGTTAGTTAATTTCTTtcattatatatattagtcTGGTAAACATCTCCTTTGCCAATACAATATAAGAGCAAGTAAATACTACCTGCATTCGAGTCACTGTACTTTCAATAGCATATTTATTTTTCATCTTTATCTCCCTCTGTGTGTATTCATCTGTGTTTATTAGATAAAGCATCGACATTGCAGTTATCTAGTATTTACATCTACCTATAGACATCCATTGCCTGTGAGATGTATTGCGTACTTGGTTCTGCAGAGTTTGGTTTCAAAGTATGATACAGcgtaggaaaaaaaatcttcttctttcctcttctttgcccttCTATCAATATATCAGTAGAGTTTACATATCAAcatactttatataaaacaaTAAAATATAGTCACAGGATACGCCTCTGTTGCTATCATTTGAGTCCGCAATGAGATTTGTGTAAGTTTCAGCCTGGTTGCGGTGGCTGAACGTCAAGTGCGCAAACGGCACTTTTGTacctgaaaaaaaaaaaaaaaggtattgACCAAGGTACTAAAACATACCTAGGAAGACGATTGAAATCATTGTGCTTCTAGATGCTTTATCTAGGTGGTCCACCtattgaagcaaaaagaacaagatacAGAACAATACTACTGCTTTATATACAATTCCCATTCCTACAGAGACCCCCGTGATCTCAATCTCATTATCAAATCAGAACCCAATGATATAGAGCTCGGAATCCCTGAATATGCACACCAGGCATTATTGTTGCCTCTATTGGCTCGGTGTTGGATACACGTAAATCTTCCTGCGAGGTTACAAACAAATGAACT is part of the Trichoderma atroviride chromosome 1, complete sequence genome and encodes:
- a CDS encoding uncharacterized protein (EggNog:ENOG41), which translates into the protein MNRDTQGLPLKPPPLLGFAQTFGNQRTMSDSNKSKDSQRPANNTGPNPKRRRTIDRSGERSPVTQRDGAEASSPTVSTVPHRQRNPDAPRQNVSNALPKTAAHHTSAASLKTLMYQFFENFESFQLRSRAVKHLKHYSKIQEQSHHRLSDFSSASNLQMNERKAAQDDIEKADKQITDFCNKISPALRSILQGILEGGGIGATPSSTPDRPMVSEAKLNTVQDTIKKYLETAVKKDIAESQQSMKDFFQSQTSALKEALSQEYEQQFKSLKETLMQECEERQTSLKKTLTQEEEERVKSLKKSLAQEEEERVKSLKNSLAQDYEKRIADIRLSVAQENRDQIADLKKGLANESEKNTALEKKMVDLKTELDKATSGQRQKLESLVEQTHLDQQLQRLSSSQEDKLGEIRTYVDQKTENTFYVQRLKRVDLLTDSHKEKLGQLEDRLNQAEDDARRIENLEVQICNLSRLINKKAQQLSDSQEEKVGELEASLNRLKDDNVATHQLLTSQNDKLSKLDDPKATTASIEDLKKLEARMDSLASDTPKINDFIKEWRVHLELIEKGAQLFNTRLVSLESVASTLSAKELDDIRTEMAKMDQRIRNFNPKHESLPLSADSIRHAIWLEVEKEMENKANATKAALAHVQSGLHKFLKTEREEREALEAQCAEVTRQLLEAQQEAAATKSELWELKKRMNDPTLKQDKLLDCFEEKLNSRIGAVVFEFRNALDGICLHIQGLGAWQNNFSTKGLYKDILNHINATMPDGTVVQLRRLKQRMEVAETRIAACENGTSNKRRKLPSGGSKMVSGDQADA